One window of the Armatimonadota bacterium genome contains the following:
- a CDS encoding DUF362 domain-containing protein, producing MNATVSIERVNPPANSDSILDAVRRAVLASTEGKPLTRKGDTVLLKPNIFCPSPAPLTTDPRVVAAMATVAFELGAGEVLVGEGRSISTAKYRKANNTTRLCSQAIGMTQACEAAGAKMLFFEEAERIEVEVPGGLVLKKVNVPKIALDADVFIDMPVLKIHSLTLVTLGIKNLHGVISDDDKLFGHSYPALPEKLTDFLRVRKPDLTVMDAVVGLEGDHAEEGTAVPMNLIFAGRDVVAVDAVACAVIGFDPMEVDINRVAHEQALGTADLSSIAVLGESVESVRRPFRRPDIILDRELFPGLTIVAGEYCRSCEYYIRRGLDKLKDAGWFDGSNRLTIVLGKEPEVPDDIPGKVIMLGDCCLGSKSITRLRNHLLLDGRLQMVYQCPPMQFRIRALDLVED from the coding sequence ATGAATGCCACCGTGTCCATCGAGCGGGTGAACCCGCCCGCGAACTCCGACAGCATCCTCGACGCCGTCCGCCGAGCCGTCTTGGCCTCGACGGAAGGCAAGCCCCTGACTCGCAAGGGCGATACGGTTCTGCTGAAGCCGAACATCTTCTGCCCGAGCCCGGCCCCGCTGACTACCGATCCGCGCGTCGTCGCCGCGATGGCAACCGTCGCGTTCGAACTCGGCGCCGGCGAAGTCCTGGTGGGCGAGGGGAGGAGCATCTCGACCGCCAAGTACCGCAAGGCAAACAACACCACGCGTCTGTGTTCCCAGGCGATTGGGATGACGCAGGCCTGCGAGGCGGCGGGCGCGAAGATGCTTTTCTTCGAGGAAGCTGAGCGCATCGAGGTCGAGGTCCCCGGCGGACTCGTGCTGAAGAAGGTCAACGTGCCGAAGATCGCGCTCGACGCCGACGTCTTCATTGACATGCCGGTGCTCAAGATTCACAGCCTGACGCTCGTCACCTTGGGCATCAAGAACCTGCACGGCGTCATCTCGGACGACGACAAGCTCTTCGGCCACAGCTATCCTGCTCTGCCCGAGAAACTCACAGACTTCCTGCGTGTCCGGAAGCCGGACCTGACGGTGATGGACGCGGTCGTCGGCCTAGAGGGCGATCACGCCGAGGAGGGCACTGCCGTGCCGATGAACCTCATCTTCGCCGGAAGGGACGTCGTGGCGGTGGATGCGGTCGCCTGCGCCGTGATCGGTTTCGACCCGATGGAGGTGGATATCAACCGCGTGGCGCACGAGCAAGCTCTAGGCACCGCGGACCTGTCATCCATCGCGGTGCTGGGCGAGAGCGTCGAGAGTGTGCGGAGGCCATTCAGGCGCCCGGACATCATTCTGGACAGAGAGCTCTTCCCCGGCCTGACCATAGTTGCCGGGGAGTACTGCCGTTCGTGCGAGTACTACATCCGCCGAGGGCTCGACAAGCTCAAGGACGCCGGCTGGTTCGACGGCTCCAACAGACTCACCATCGTCCTCGGCAAAGAGCCTGAGGTGCCCGATGATATACCCGGCAAGGTTATCATGCTGGGCGACTGCTGTCTCGGCTCGAAGTCTATCACGCGCCTGAGGAACCATCTTCTGCTCGACGGGCGGCTGCAGATGGTCTACCAGTGCCCCCCGATGCAGTTCCGAATCCGCGCGCTGGACCTGGTCGAGGACTGA
- a CDS encoding DNRLRE domain-containing protein: protein MAIRRRQRSRGPHLTLLALALLIASLSAAIAAPTPVTVTLRQGTSGYYGCTDTFLDQYNPNYNYGESDEQFWVQKRTSHDRTALIKFDLTGQIPSGACIKSATLRLYQWEAYNFSGDDWLDVGVYRCKSNWQEGTGGDDGAIETGACWVYRTCNPYVGWSAAGARGVNTDRNDGTDDVERCTDGARWVEWDVTPSVQYWHGNPSRNYGLVLDWTAIGGHTLGGVNFRTSEWGSNRPELVITYVIPEAEPCVTLRLSDLSLNYWDSDPNITFYSNNGQLLCAGTTSDTAWAADGAATTYTLNSSFEAAVKVKLQQGIVGANRGQFGFGMYSPSAGKYIRLMAIGYGSEYYEVGGLCQGSGNGEYHDGSAYWASYWDDDYPTGPPSAAARFFSETPENEATTYVTYKIRYDKTNGMFYVFVNNVLVTYYSKVDMSNWVLGIVHENDYSGQATTVWTSFVDCTPPTPNPMTWAVGGSPSAAGTDRITMTASTATDADNPPVVYNFVETTGNPGGTSLEQSGTSYTDTGLSANTQYGYKVRARDSYETPNYTGYSSEVKKYTLMPNPTGINVTSVTATSAVLNAVDMFPNLLLGSSGVYFDADPDALGGINEWLKTTSDTANLTPNTQYTFKIKARNGDAVETAWAQTVRRTLAVLPGGSPYGPVTSTIVQANWSANGNPSGTQYYCEELTTGKNSGWTTGLNWALQKLQPETQYHFRVKARNADLVETDWCDLGIVRTTLTIGQIKSRFGIGDPVRMSYKVVTAYFPTENLIFIEDPLVFGKRDGSSGIGVRTLGPGLVFSPGDVVDVDGVLSLNAAPHDKEVIVETMMLRPVGRILEHNPPIGVGRDLGGEAFGCQEGVYNDVRLGPPSAATGLNFVGKLVSTTGKVRFGGFGGMQYIWVDDGSLLHDGAENGIRVDLTALGGMVFPPVTQYAVVTGVMRCMTVTSVEGKPCNVRVLWPRYPTDIQQYVIPIVP from the coding sequence ATGGCGATCAGACGCCGGCAACGATCTCGAGGGCCGCATCTCACACTCCTAGCCCTCGCACTTCTCATCGCGAGCCTGAGCGCCGCGATTGCAGCGCCGACACCCGTCACCGTCACCCTGAGGCAGGGTACGAGCGGTTACTACGGCTGCACCGACACATTTCTCGACCAGTACAACCCGAACTACAACTACGGCGAATCCGACGAGCAGTTCTGGGTGCAGAAGCGGACCTCTCACGACAGAACCGCCCTGATCAAGTTCGACCTCACGGGCCAGATTCCGTCCGGCGCCTGCATCAAGTCGGCTACTCTCAGGCTCTACCAGTGGGAGGCTTACAACTTTTCTGGAGATGACTGGCTCGACGTCGGCGTCTACAGGTGCAAGTCGAACTGGCAGGAGGGCACCGGGGGCGACGACGGCGCAATCGAGACCGGGGCATGCTGGGTCTATCGGACGTGCAACCCGTATGTCGGTTGGTCGGCAGCAGGCGCGCGAGGCGTCAACACAGACAGGAACGACGGGACGGATGACGTCGAGCGCTGCACCGACGGCGCGCGCTGGGTCGAGTGGGATGTTACGCCGTCAGTCCAGTACTGGCACGGCAACCCGAGCAGGAACTACGGGCTGGTGCTCGACTGGACCGCGATAGGCGGACACACGCTCGGAGGCGTGAACTTCAGGACGAGCGAATGGGGATCGAACAGGCCCGAACTCGTGATCACCTACGTGATCCCTGAGGCCGAACCGTGCGTGACGCTGCGGTTGTCGGACCTGAGCCTGAACTACTGGGACAGCGACCCCAACATCACCTTCTACAGCAACAACGGCCAACTGCTGTGCGCCGGCACGACTTCCGACACCGCCTGGGCGGCCGACGGCGCGGCTACGACGTACACGCTGAACAGCAGCTTCGAGGCCGCGGTCAAGGTCAAGCTCCAGCAGGGGATAGTCGGCGCGAACCGGGGGCAGTTCGGGTTCGGGATGTACAGCCCGAGTGCGGGGAAGTACATTCGGTTGATGGCGATCGGCTACGGCAGTGAGTACTATGAGGTGGGTGGGCTGTGCCAGGGAAGCGGAAACGGCGAGTACCACGACGGCAGCGCGTACTGGGCCTCATACTGGGATGACGACTACCCCACCGGGCCGCCTTCCGCCGCCGCACGGTTCTTCTCGGAGACCCCGGAGAACGAGGCGACGACGTATGTCACGTACAAAATCCGCTACGACAAAACTAACGGCATGTTCTACGTCTTCGTGAACAACGTTCTGGTAACCTATTACTCCAAGGTTGACATGTCCAACTGGGTGCTGGGCATAGTGCACGAGAACGACTACAGCGGGCAGGCTACGACGGTCTGGACCAGCTTTGTAGACTGCACACCGCCGACGCCGAACCCGATGACATGGGCGGTCGGAGGCTCACCGTCCGCTGCGGGAACAGACCGAATCACGATGACTGCCAGCACGGCGACGGATGCTGACAACCCTCCTGTGGTATACAACTTCGTCGAGACCACCGGCAATCCGGGAGGCACCAGCCTCGAGCAGAGCGGCACGTCCTACACGGACACAGGGCTGTCGGCGAACACTCAGTACGGATACAAGGTCCGCGCCAGGGACAGCTATGAGACGCCAAACTACACGGGCTACTCGTCGGAGGTCAAGAAGTACACGCTGATGCCGAACCCGACGGGCATCAACGTGACGAGCGTCACGGCGACCTCAGCCGTGCTGAACGCGGTGGACATGTTCCCGAACCTGCTGCTCGGCTCCTCCGGCGTCTACTTCGACGCCGACCCGGATGCCCTGGGCGGCATCAATGAGTGGCTCAAGACGACTTCGGATACCGCGAACCTGACGCCGAATACGCAGTACACGTTCAAGATCAAGGCGCGGAACGGCGACGCAGTTGAGACGGCATGGGCCCAGACCGTCAGACGAACGCTGGCGGTCCTGCCCGGAGGCTCGCCTTACGGACCCGTGACCTCCACGATTGTCCAGGCGAACTGGAGCGCCAACGGCAATCCGTCCGGTACTCAGTACTACTGCGAGGAACTGACGACCGGCAAGAACTCAGGTTGGACCACCGGACTGAACTGGGCTCTGCAGAAACTCCAACCGGAGACCCAGTACCACTTCAGGGTGAAGGCCCGGAATGCGGACCTCGTGGAAACCGACTGGTGCGATCTCGGCATCGTCCGTACGACTCTTACGATCGGGCAGATCAAGTCCCGGTTCGGCATCGGCGATCCTGTTCGCATGAGTTACAAGGTCGTAACCGCATACTTTCCAACCGAGAACCTGATCTTCATCGAGGATCCTCTGGTCTTCGGCAAGCGGGACGGAAGTTCGGGCATCGGAGTTCGAACTCTCGGGCCCGGCCTCGTATTCTCGCCCGGAGACGTGGTTGACGTGGACGGCGTGCTGTCGCTCAACGCCGCGCCGCATGACAAGGAAGTGATCGTCGAGACGATGATGCTCCGCCCGGTCGGACGCATACTGGAGCACAACCCGCCGATCGGGGTCGGCAGAGACCTGGGAGGCGAGGCCTTCGGGTGCCAGGAGGGCGTCTACAACGACGTGAGGCTGGGCCCGCCCTCGGCCGCGACAGGCTTGAACTTCGTCGGCAAGCTCGTCTCCACGACCGGCAAGGTCCGCTTTGGCGGGTTCGGCGGGATGCAGTACATCTGGGTTGACGACGGATCGCTGCTGCACGACGGGGCCGAGAACGGCATTCGGGTTGACCTGACAGCGCTTGGCGGCATGGTGTTCCCGCCCGTCACCCAGTACGCGGTCGTGACCGGCGTCATGCGGTGCATGACCGTCACTAGCGTGGAAGGAAAGCCGTGCAACGTCAGAGTGCTGTGGCCGAGATACCCGACGGACATCCAGCAGTACGTCATACCGATCGTCCCGTAA
- a CDS encoding inorganic phosphate transporter, with protein sequence MPETKLIIFGLVVVFALTFDFINGFHDTANAIATSVLTRALSIRNAIILSATMNFIGAMIWTGVAKTIGSGIIDPTSVRGDSGQLLVLAALLGAIIWNLITWLMGLPSSSSHALIGGLIGAVVMAFGRGALNVEGLGKIFTSLVFSPIAGFLGGMILMIIVMNIFAQQAPSKLNKYFKVLQIISANFMAFTHGSNDAQKSMGIITMALVVAGLQDSVTVPLWVKVSCASAMALGTAVGGWRIIKTVGKKIMGLQPVHGFASETAAAVVVLGATLWHAPVSTTHVISSSIMGVGSAKRLSAVRWGIVGQILLAWMMTLPVAGALGALSYLFLHMFI encoded by the coding sequence ATGCCTGAGACCAAGCTGATAATCTTCGGGCTGGTAGTCGTTTTCGCCCTCACCTTCGACTTCATCAACGGCTTCCACGACACGGCCAATGCGATAGCGACCTCCGTGCTCACCAGGGCACTCTCCATACGAAACGCAATCATCCTCTCGGCCACAATGAACTTCATCGGCGCGATGATCTGGACCGGGGTCGCGAAGACGATCGGTTCCGGGATTATTGACCCGACCAGCGTGAGAGGCGATTCCGGCCAACTGCTGGTTCTGGCGGCTCTCCTCGGCGCCATCATCTGGAACCTGATAACATGGCTGATGGGTCTGCCGAGCAGTTCATCCCACGCGCTGATCGGCGGGCTGATAGGCGCCGTGGTCATGGCTTTCGGCAGGGGCGCGCTGAACGTGGAGGGGCTGGGGAAGATCTTCACGTCACTTGTCTTCTCGCCGATCGCGGGGTTCCTGGGCGGGATGATACTCATGATCATCGTAATGAACATCTTCGCCCAGCAGGCGCCATCAAAGCTGAACAAGTACTTCAAGGTGCTGCAGATCATCTCGGCGAACTTCATGGCTTTCACTCACGGCTCCAATGACGCGCAGAAGTCCATGGGTATCATCACGATGGCGCTCGTCGTGGCCGGGCTGCAGGACTCGGTAACCGTTCCCCTGTGGGTCAAGGTGTCCTGCGCCTCGGCGATGGCCCTCGGCACCGCGGTTGGCGGCTGGCGCATCATCAAGACCGTCGGCAAGAAGATCATGGGCCTGCAGCCGGTACACGGATTCGCCTCGGAGACGGCCGCGGCCGTGGTCGTGCTCGGCGCGACTCTGTGGCACGCCCCCGTGAGCACCACGCACGTGATCTCCTCCTCCATCATGGGCGTGGGATCGGCGAAGCGCCTGAGCGCGGTTCGGTGGGGCATCGTCGGGCAGATTCTGCTCGCCTGGATGATGACGCTCCCCGTGGCTGGGGCGCTCGGAGCGTTGAGCTACCTTTTCCTGCACATGTTTATCTAG
- a CDS encoding DUF47 domain-containing protein → MKRFRFMPTEERFFDLFDDIARALVDAAVCLHDLITDYQNVDEKCRVLRDMEKSIDCATDGICKRLNDSFVTPIDREDIHSLASCMDDVLDYIEASADRMKLYGVEKPLEEAAELARILIASTEQIRDAVHALSHFRDIDAILTPCVEINRLENDADEVYRQALRRLFREESRPLEVAKWLEIFARLEKATDRCEDVANVLESIVVKNA, encoded by the coding sequence GTGAAGAGATTCCGTTTCATGCCGACCGAGGAACGTTTCTTCGATCTCTTCGACGACATCGCGAGGGCGCTCGTTGATGCCGCCGTCTGCCTGCACGATCTGATCACGGACTATCAGAATGTTGACGAGAAATGCCGCGTGCTGCGCGACATGGAGAAGTCCATAGACTGCGCCACGGACGGGATATGCAAGCGTCTCAACGACAGCTTCGTAACGCCGATCGACCGCGAAGACATCCACTCGCTGGCCTCCTGCATGGACGACGTGCTCGACTACATCGAGGCATCCGCCGACCGCATGAAGCTCTACGGGGTCGAGAAGCCTCTCGAGGAAGCCGCCGAGCTGGCGCGGATACTGATAGCCTCGACGGAGCAGATACGAGACGCCGTGCACGCTCTATCGCACTTTCGCGACATTGACGCGATACTGACTCCATGCGTCGAGATCAACAGGCTGGAGAACGACGCCGACGAGGTCTATCGGCAGGCGCTGCGCAGGCTCTTCAGGGAGGAGTCACGGCCGCTCGAGGTCGCGAAGTGGCTCGAGATATTTGCACGCCTGGAGAAGGCGACCGACAGGTGCGAGGACGTGGCCAATGTCCTGGAAAGCATCGTGGTGAAGAATGCCTGA
- a CDS encoding DUF47 family protein yields the protein MIRLLPRQDTFFDMFEKQVDMVNDAAHRLHELVTDYKDVEDAAFKLRAMEHDADEVAHTIMNKLNMTFVTPLDREDIHELASALDDIMDFVEAAVDRMALYEVAEPTDEAIKLCSILAQATEETVKAVYGLRDLKKPEIVREACVAINRLENEGDQANRMALSKLFQMHENPIEALKWREIYDQIETAIDECEDVADIIESVMLKSA from the coding sequence ATGATCAGGTTACTGCCGAGACAGGACACGTTCTTCGATATGTTCGAGAAACAGGTGGACATGGTGAACGACGCCGCGCACCGCCTGCACGAACTCGTGACGGACTACAAGGACGTCGAGGATGCGGCGTTCAAGCTGCGCGCAATGGAACACGATGCTGACGAAGTCGCGCACACGATAATGAACAAGCTGAACATGACCTTCGTAACGCCTCTCGACCGCGAGGACATCCACGAACTCGCCAGCGCCCTGGACGACATCATGGATTTCGTGGAGGCGGCGGTTGACCGCATGGCGCTATACGAGGTCGCAGAGCCTACCGACGAAGCTATAAAGCTGTGCAGCATCCTGGCCCAGGCAACTGAGGAAACCGTGAAGGCGGTCTACGGCCTGCGTGATTTGAAGAAGCCGGAGATCGTCCGGGAGGCGTGCGTCGCCATCAACCGGCTGGAGAACGAGGGTGATCAGGCAAACCGCATGGCGCTCTCAAAGCTCTTCCAGATGCACGAGAATCCCATCGAGGCCCTCAAGTGGCGTGAGATCTACGACCAGATCGAGACCGCGATTGATGAGTGCGAAGACGTCGCGGACATCATCGAGTCCGTGATGCTAAAGAGCGCTTAG
- a CDS encoding PD40 domain-containing protein, giving the protein MRNRSLLTIAIIAALAAGQAVAQTVLVGPAADGSVANLDPAWSPDGRSIAYVRYACASASAPGVPAASIHVASLVGGAWRHRELLRDADSPAWSPDSKRIACHSGGLVLVDVATGKTRRLVSDKNQAVQIPIAWSPNGLFLLYAMTWPDKKAAYVMNVKTGANVGGVVGIGGAWTNAGKLVAWTQGTVEAGLDAAGIRLVDLGTGKSVALAKGTWPEEVFVTKGDAVAYVRISHAPPKGEGLYRLNLKNGQLGKIQSLRAEQVVWSRDGARFASVAKLIPTKGAPPEMNLYLGNTKDWQFKVVSKGLVTPAGDVGSISWSPNGKSIVCSTGDGGLRIVKL; this is encoded by the coding sequence TTGAGGAACAGATCGCTTCTCACTATCGCAATCATCGCCGCCCTTGCCGCAGGCCAGGCGGTAGCCCAGACCGTACTCGTCGGTCCTGCTGCCGACGGTTCGGTTGCCAATCTCGACCCCGCGTGGTCGCCCGATGGGCGCTCGATAGCATACGTCCGCTACGCCTGCGCCTCGGCGAGCGCTCCGGGAGTCCCCGCCGCAAGCATTCATGTTGCATCGCTCGTGGGCGGCGCATGGAGGCACCGTGAACTGCTCAGAGACGCGGATTCACCCGCGTGGTCGCCCGATTCGAAACGGATCGCCTGCCACAGCGGCGGCCTCGTACTGGTGGATGTCGCCACAGGCAAGACGCGGCGATTGGTTTCGGACAAGAACCAGGCCGTCCAGATTCCTATCGCATGGTCTCCGAACGGCCTCTTCCTGCTCTACGCGATGACCTGGCCGGACAAGAAGGCCGCTTACGTCATGAACGTCAAGACAGGGGCCAATGTCGGCGGGGTCGTCGGGATAGGCGGGGCTTGGACCAATGCGGGCAAGCTCGTCGCATGGACCCAGGGCACCGTCGAAGCCGGTCTCGATGCCGCCGGTATCCGGCTGGTTGATCTCGGAACCGGCAAGTCCGTCGCATTGGCTAAGGGGACGTGGCCTGAGGAGGTGTTTGTCACCAAAGGCGACGCCGTCGCCTATGTGCGCATCAGCCACGCCCCTCCCAAGGGTGAGGGCCTGTACAGGCTGAATCTGAAGAACGGCCAACTGGGAAAGATTCAGAGTCTGCGGGCCGAGCAGGTCGTGTGGAGCAGAGACGGCGCTCGGTTCGCGTCAGTCGCGAAACTCATACCCACCAAAGGCGCGCCGCCTGAGATGAACCTGTATCTCGGCAACACAAAGGACTGGCAGTTCAAGGTCGTGAGCAAGGGGCTTGTCACTCCGGCCGGGGACGTAGGCTCCATCAGTTGGTCACCCAACGGCAAGTCAATCGTCTGCTCAACCGGCGACGGCGGCCTGAGGATCGTGAAGCTGTGA
- a CDS encoding trypsin-like peptidase domain-containing protein — protein MKKLIPYVLVFVLGFGACAWVLRELGYTTISPGGKQSAIANLGRDPGKAVLSRKANIIADAVARLGPAVVNIDTIGEQAVSSPFEQLFGIPMSPMKQQVVGQGSGVIISKDGYVLTNNHVVEGANKITVRLADGRRLNGKLVGRDARTDLAVLKVDGKDLPAAAFGDSNAIRAGDWAIAVGNPLGFGNSVTVGVISATKRTDLPVGPGKVLAEAIQTDAAINRGNSGGALANIDGQLIGINTAIFSTEPGQGNIGIGFAIPSNTARTVATQLIEKGRIVRPWIGVQLAELSGDFAAWYEQRGLKPPKGVVVAQTVADGPAARKGLLQGDIIVQIDDKKVSKPDDLVDEIGKHKVGDVVRLSVWRMGQSQVIMIKLEEMPAGAG, from the coding sequence GTGAAGAAACTCATCCCGTACGTGCTCGTATTCGTCCTGGGATTCGGTGCGTGCGCCTGGGTATTGAGGGAACTCGGGTACACGACGATCTCTCCGGGCGGTAAGCAGAGCGCGATCGCCAACCTGGGCCGCGATCCGGGCAAGGCCGTCCTGAGCCGCAAGGCCAACATCATAGCCGATGCGGTAGCTCGCCTGGGACCGGCCGTCGTGAACATCGACACCATCGGCGAGCAGGCCGTATCCAGCCCGTTCGAGCAGCTCTTCGGCATACCGATGTCGCCGATGAAGCAACAGGTGGTAGGTCAGGGGTCCGGCGTGATCATCAGCAAGGACGGCTACGTTCTGACCAACAACCACGTCGTCGAGGGAGCGAACAAGATTACCGTGAGGCTGGCAGACGGACGCAGGCTCAACGGCAAGCTCGTCGGGCGCGACGCGCGGACGGACCTGGCGGTGCTCAAGGTGGATGGGAAGGACCTCCCGGCGGCGGCTTTCGGCGACTCCAACGCAATACGCGCGGGAGACTGGGCGATCGCGGTCGGCAACCCCCTCGGATTCGGCAACTCGGTAACCGTCGGCGTGATCAGCGCCACGAAGCGGACCGACCTGCCGGTAGGCCCGGGAAAGGTGCTGGCGGAAGCGATACAGACCGACGCCGCGATAAACCGCGGTAACAGCGGAGGGGCGCTGGCAAATATTGACGGGCAGTTGATAGGCATCAACACAGCGATATTCTCGACCGAACCGGGCCAGGGGAACATCGGAATCGGGTTCGCAATCCCGAGCAACACAGCGCGCACGGTTGCGACTCAGCTCATCGAAAAGGGCCGAATCGTCCGCCCCTGGATCGGGGTTCAGCTCGCCGAACTCTCCGGCGATTTCGCCGCGTGGTATGAGCAGCGGGGACTGAAGCCGCCCAAGGGGGTGGTCGTAGCGCAGACGGTCGCCGACGGTCCTGCGGCGAGGAAGGGACTGCTACAGGGAGACATCATAGTGCAGATAGACGACAAGAAGGTCTCGAAACCGGACGACCTCGTCGATGAGATAGGCAAGCACAAAGTCGGCGACGTGGTGAGGCTCTCGGTGTGGCGGATGGGCCAGTCGCAGGTGATCATGATCAAGCTGGAGGAGATGCCGGCAGGAGCAGGATAG
- a CDS encoding 6,7-dimethyl-8-ribityllumazine synthase translates to MAKTFEGKLTADGLKFGIVVSRFNEFITGKLLEGAMDALLRHGAADKDISVAWVPGTFEIPVVTQKMAKSGKYDAVICLGALIRGATPHFEYLAAEVTKGIAQTGLQSEVPCVYGVITTDTIEQAIERAGTKVGNKGFDAAETAIEMANLMKSIG, encoded by the coding sequence ATGGCAAAGACATTCGAGGGAAAGCTGACTGCTGACGGACTGAAGTTCGGCATCGTCGTAAGCCGATTCAACGAGTTCATCACAGGTAAGTTGCTGGAGGGGGCGATGGATGCGCTCCTGCGGCACGGAGCCGCCGACAAGGACATCAGCGTCGCATGGGTGCCGGGGACGTTCGAGATTCCGGTGGTGACCCAGAAGATGGCGAAGTCGGGCAAGTACGATGCGGTGATCTGCCTGGGGGCGCTGATCCGCGGGGCGACTCCGCACTTCGAGTACCTCGCGGCCGAGGTCACCAAGGGCATCGCGCAGACCGGCCTGCAGTCCGAGGTGCCGTGCGTCTACGGCGTGATCACGACGGACACGATCGAGCAGGCGATCGAGCGCGCCGGCACGAAGGTCGGCAACAAGGGATTCGATGCGGCCGAGACCGCCATCGAGATGGCGAACCTGATGAAGAGCATCGGTTAG
- a CDS encoding bifunctional 3,4-dihydroxy-2-butanone-4-phosphate synthase/GTP cyclohydrolase II: MAFCSIEEAIQEIREGKILVVVDDEDRENEGDFIMAAEHITPDAINFMAKHGRGMICLPMTRKRAEELNLSMMVGHNTALLGTPFTVTIDAVHGTTTGISAYDRAHTIKVAIDPATKPSDLARPGHIFPLVAKDGGVLKRSGHTEAVVDFARLAGLYPAGVLCEIMSEDGTMARLPELQSLAEEFGLKIATIADLIKYRRRTEKLITRAVTTHLPTRYGEFRLHAYETPIEENPYIALVMGDVSDGEPVLVRIHSSCLTGDVLHSMRCECGDQLEGAMQRIAEEGRGVLVYIYQEGRGIGLVEKLRAYELQDQGFDTVEANERLGYPADLRDYGIGAQVLLDLGVKKIRYMTNNPAKLAGLEGYDLEIVERVPLVIEPNRVNQRYLETKQDKMGHMLDT; the protein is encoded by the coding sequence TTGGCGTTCTGTTCGATCGAAGAGGCGATACAGGAGATACGAGAGGGCAAGATTCTCGTAGTCGTAGATGATGAAGACCGCGAGAACGAGGGCGACTTCATCATGGCGGCGGAGCACATCACGCCTGACGCGATCAACTTCATGGCGAAGCACGGACGGGGGATGATATGCCTGCCGATGACCAGGAAGCGCGCCGAGGAGTTGAATCTCTCGATGATGGTCGGCCACAACACGGCCCTCCTGGGAACGCCGTTTACCGTCACGATTGACGCCGTACACGGCACGACGACGGGCATCTCAGCGTACGACCGCGCGCACACCATCAAGGTCGCCATTGACCCCGCGACGAAACCATCGGACCTCGCCCGGCCGGGGCACATCTTCCCGCTCGTGGCCAAGGACGGCGGAGTGCTGAAGCGTTCCGGCCACACGGAGGCCGTGGTGGACTTCGCACGGCTTGCGGGGCTATACCCGGCCGGCGTGTTGTGCGAGATCATGAGCGAGGACGGGACGATGGCGCGCCTCCCCGAACTGCAGAGTCTCGCGGAGGAGTTCGGGCTAAAGATCGCCACCATCGCAGACCTGATCAAGTACCGGCGGCGGACCGAAAAGTTGATCACCCGCGCGGTGACGACTCATCTGCCGACGCGGTACGGCGAGTTCAGGCTCCACGCCTATGAAACGCCGATCGAGGAAAACCCGTACATAGCACTGGTGATGGGCGACGTGTCGGACGGCGAGCCGGTGCTGGTGCGCATACATTCGAGCTGCCTTACGGGCGACGTGCTTCACTCCATGAGGTGCGAATGCGGGGATCAACTCGAGGGGGCGATGCAGAGGATCGCCGAGGAAGGCCGGGGCGTGCTCGTATACATCTACCAGGAAGGGCGCGGAATAGGCCTCGTGGAGAAGCTGAGGGCCTACGAGCTTCAGGACCAGGGATTTGACACCGTGGAGGCCAACGAGCGACTCGGATACCCGGCCGACCTGCGTGACTACGGGATCGGCGCGCAGGTACTGCTCGACCTCGGCGTCAAGAAGATACGCTACATGACCAATAATCCTGCTAAGCTCGCGGGACTGGAAGGCTACGATCTGGAGATCGTCGAGCGAGTACCGCTCGTCATCGAGCCAAACCGCGTCAATCAACGGTACCTCGAGACGAAACAGGACAAGATGGGACACATGCTGGACACGTAA